From Saccharothrix espanaensis DSM 44229, the proteins below share one genomic window:
- a CDS encoding RHS repeat-associated core domain-containing protein, translating to MVNPLVAQTEDSTKSYTGATMVESAIGLRQAIEQGDWASIAMGAVDVGLTALGAVMDPVGAVFAAGVGWLIEHVGPLKEGLDQLAGNPDEIKAHSETWKNVAAELAAIAGDLTAMVTADTSGWEGAAADSYRGRAADTANLLTAAKEGADGASSGVKTAGEVVGAVRGLVRDVIAELVGHLISWALQVVATLGIGLAWVVPQVVAEVAKVAALIARYTTRLVRALKALVPLLKRAGDLFDDAAKSLRGIKAPTGSAPPPPTRGGPPPAHHSDGPSGAGGTTSTAGSGGPPPPPRTDPPPTPKGDGGTTSTSGADGPPPPRTDPPPAPKGDGGGTTSTSGTGGPPKTDAPPPPPKADTPPPKTDAPPPPKTDPPPRTDAPPPPRTDGPPRNDRGIREDATPKGAHDNPVDNRPTCGDPIDVTTGWMILPQTDVHLDSTLPLVLSRTHLSNYRLGRSFGRSWASTLDQRLEVDDAGVAFAAEDGTLLLYPHPAEGQEVLPDNGPRRPLTRTTAGGYAVLVAEQDLILHFAATTGRERLLSAVSDANGRRIEFGRDAHGTVVEVVHSGGYRLRVDSDDGLITAFWLVRQEEDDVLLAEFRHDAARRLTEVVNSSGTPLTFEYDDQERIVRCEDRNGMWYRYSYDSANRCVRAEGAGGYLNYSMEYEPGVTRATNSLGHTTVYHVDERYRVVRETDPLGNATLFAWNEHHQPLSRTDPLGRKTSYAYDERGNLVAVTYPDGTRSLGEYNEFGRLVSAVDPDGAVWRREYSPAGALTALVDPMGGRTVYGYDELGNLRTVTDAAGGTTTYEVNLLGLVVSATDPSGATTRYAYDELGRKAQVVDRLGAATRFTWTPEGRPAGRVDPDGTHVVLRHDGEGNLRESRDALGSATRVEIGVFDLPVAEVRPDGSRLEFAYDTELRPTAVTNEQGRVWRYTYDPAGNLLSEEDFDGRLVRYAYDAAGQVVARTNAAGQTVRYARDARGRVVARNHDDGSARLAYDGVGRVVRATTSDADLAISYDAAGRVLAEAVGGRVLSSRYDALGRRVGRRTPSGALSAWEHDPAGRVTALHTAGRTIRFGYDAAGREVERRVGDVVLAQRWDAADRLGGQTVLAGPSTLQRRSYHYRPDGRLVAVDDQLTGGRAFDLDQAGRVTAVRGAHGTESYGYDPAGNVVHAQSHRGADGHGPREYRGTLVLRAGNVRYGYDAEGRMVLREVARPGGWVDTWRFGWDAEDRLVWTDTPGGRWRYGYDALGRRVWKHRLAPDGSVVERVDFTWDGTTVAEQVRDGVAAVVWDWEPGGHRAVGQTLRATTGAQWVDQRFQAIVTDLVGTPTELVAPDGTLDWHQDTTLWGGAPNPAGTPLRFPGQYHDDETGLYYNVHRYYDPLVGRYATHDPLGLAPSANTRAYAGNPTSAADPLGLMPTPCQTLNNQGHYPGDKTNAFTGYNQYQSGWTSPPGRFDSVPPQTIMNNSNTPFSPHNFDGGVNGQYNASHAELQAWNGQPGNPIVVTRPMCTSCQPQFQGIANAHGSNVHVGSPDGIHTFTPGGTPQTSLGHNPVQGVDAQGNPWTMTHNPADGSTTLVTNRPNGQITESVVHGDYSGTQWYHDPNGTSSYAEYYPNRNTEVLTEDANLNTVGETHIGPSNGTYDVIGGNRTNVPPGQRM from the coding sequence GTGGTGAACCCGCTGGTCGCCCAGACCGAGGACTCCACCAAGTCCTACACCGGCGCGACCATGGTCGAGTCCGCGATCGGCCTGCGCCAGGCCATCGAGCAGGGCGACTGGGCCTCGATCGCGATGGGCGCGGTGGACGTCGGGCTGACCGCGCTGGGCGCGGTGATGGACCCGGTCGGCGCGGTGTTCGCGGCCGGCGTCGGCTGGCTGATCGAGCACGTCGGCCCGCTCAAGGAGGGGCTCGACCAGCTCGCCGGCAACCCGGACGAGATCAAGGCGCACTCCGAGACGTGGAAGAACGTCGCCGCCGAACTGGCCGCGATCGCCGGCGACCTGACCGCGATGGTCACCGCCGACACCTCCGGGTGGGAGGGTGCGGCGGCCGACTCCTACCGGGGCCGCGCGGCCGACACGGCCAACCTGCTCACCGCCGCCAAGGAGGGTGCGGACGGCGCGTCCAGCGGCGTGAAGACGGCGGGCGAGGTGGTCGGCGCGGTGCGCGGGCTGGTCCGCGACGTCATCGCCGAACTGGTCGGCCACCTGATCAGCTGGGCGTTGCAGGTGGTGGCCACGCTGGGCATCGGCCTGGCCTGGGTGGTGCCGCAGGTGGTCGCCGAGGTGGCCAAGGTCGCCGCGCTGATCGCCCGCTACACGACCCGGCTCGTGCGCGCGCTCAAGGCGCTGGTGCCGCTGCTCAAGCGCGCCGGCGACCTGTTCGACGACGCCGCGAAGTCGTTGCGCGGCATCAAGGCGCCCACCGGCTCCGCCCCGCCGCCGCCGACCCGGGGCGGCCCGCCGCCCGCGCACCACAGCGACGGCCCGAGCGGAGCCGGCGGCACCACCTCCACCGCCGGCTCCGGCGGCCCTCCCCCACCGCCCAGGACCGACCCGCCCCCGACGCCCAAGGGTGACGGGGGCACCACCTCGACCTCCGGTGCCGACGGCCCACCGCCACCGAGGACCGACCCGCCACCAGCGCCGAAGGGCGACGGCGGCGGCACCACGTCCACGTCCGGCACGGGCGGCCCGCCCAAGACCGACGCCCCGCCGCCACCGCCGAAGGCCGACACTCCGCCGCCGAAGACGGACGCCCCACCGCCGCCCAAGACCGACCCGCCGCCGCGCACCGACGCGCCTCCCCCGCCGCGCACCGACGGTCCGCCGAGGAACGACCGGGGCATCCGGGAGGACGCGACCCCCAAGGGGGCGCACGACAACCCGGTCGACAACCGGCCGACCTGCGGCGACCCGATCGACGTCACGACCGGCTGGATGATCCTGCCGCAGACCGACGTGCACCTGGACTCGACGCTCCCGCTGGTGCTGTCCCGCACCCACCTGTCGAACTACCGGCTGGGCCGGTCGTTCGGCCGCTCCTGGGCGTCCACCCTGGACCAACGGCTGGAGGTGGACGACGCCGGCGTGGCGTTCGCCGCCGAGGACGGCACGCTGCTGCTCTACCCGCACCCGGCCGAGGGTCAGGAGGTCCTGCCGGACAACGGTCCGCGCCGGCCGCTCACCCGCACCACCGCCGGCGGCTACGCGGTGCTGGTCGCCGAGCAGGACCTGATCCTGCACTTCGCCGCGACCACGGGCCGGGAACGGCTGCTCAGCGCGGTGTCCGACGCGAACGGCCGGCGGATCGAGTTCGGCCGTGACGCGCACGGCACCGTCGTGGAGGTGGTGCACTCCGGCGGCTACCGCCTGCGGGTGGACAGCGACGACGGCCTGATCACCGCGTTCTGGTTGGTACGTCAGGAGGAAGACGACGTGCTGCTCGCGGAGTTCCGCCACGACGCCGCGCGCCGGCTCACCGAAGTGGTCAACTCCAGCGGCACGCCGCTGACGTTCGAGTACGACGACCAGGAGCGGATCGTCCGCTGCGAGGACCGCAACGGCATGTGGTACCGCTACTCCTACGACTCGGCGAACCGCTGCGTGCGCGCCGAAGGTGCCGGTGGCTACCTGAACTACTCGATGGAGTACGAGCCGGGCGTCACCCGTGCGACGAACTCCTTGGGCCACACCACCGTCTACCACGTGGACGAGCGCTACCGCGTGGTGCGCGAGACCGACCCGCTGGGCAACGCGACGCTTTTCGCGTGGAACGAGCACCACCAGCCGCTGTCGCGCACGGACCCGTTGGGCCGCAAGACTTCCTACGCGTACGACGAGCGCGGCAACCTGGTCGCGGTCACCTACCCGGACGGCACCCGGTCGCTGGGCGAGTACAACGAGTTCGGCCGCTTGGTGTCCGCGGTCGACCCGGACGGCGCGGTGTGGCGGCGCGAGTACAGCCCCGCCGGCGCGCTGACCGCCTTGGTCGACCCGATGGGCGGCCGGACGGTCTACGGCTACGACGAGCTGGGCAACCTGCGCACGGTCACCGACGCGGCCGGTGGGACCACCACCTACGAGGTGAACCTGCTGGGCCTGGTCGTGTCGGCGACCGACCCGTCCGGCGCGACCACCCGCTACGCCTACGACGAGCTGGGCCGCAAGGCGCAGGTCGTGGACCGGCTCGGCGCGGCGACCCGGTTCACCTGGACCCCGGAGGGCAGGCCGGCGGGCCGGGTCGACCCGGACGGCACGCACGTCGTGCTGCGGCACGACGGCGAGGGCAACCTGCGCGAGTCGCGCGACGCCCTGGGGTCGGCGACGCGGGTGGAGATCGGCGTGTTCGACCTGCCGGTCGCCGAGGTGCGGCCGGACGGGTCGCGGCTGGAGTTCGCCTACGACACCGAGTTGCGGCCCACGGCGGTCACCAACGAGCAGGGCCGGGTGTGGCGCTACACCTACGACCCGGCCGGGAACCTGTTGTCGGAGGAGGACTTCGACGGCCGGCTGGTCCGCTACGCCTACGACGCCGCGGGCCAGGTCGTCGCGCGCACCAACGCCGCCGGCCAGACCGTCCGGTACGCGCGGGACGCGCGCGGCCGCGTGGTGGCCCGCAACCACGACGACGGCTCGGCCCGGCTCGCCTACGACGGCGTCGGCCGGGTCGTGCGGGCCACGACGTCCGACGCCGACCTGGCGATCTCCTACGACGCCGCCGGGCGCGTGCTGGCGGAGGCGGTGGGCGGGCGGGTCCTCTCGTCGCGCTACGACGCCCTGGGTCGCCGGGTCGGCCGCCGGACGCCGTCCGGGGCGCTCAGCGCGTGGGAGCACGACCCGGCGGGCCGGGTCACCGCCCTGCACACCGCCGGGCGCACCATCCGGTTCGGCTACGACGCCGCCGGCCGCGAGGTCGAACGCCGGGTCGGCGACGTGGTGCTGGCGCAGCGGTGGGACGCGGCGGACCGGCTCGGCGGGCAGACCGTGCTCGCGGGACCGTCGACGCTGCAACGGCGTTCCTACCACTACCGGCCGGACGGCCGGCTGGTCGCGGTGGACGACCAGCTCACCGGCGGGCGGGCGTTCGACCTCGACCAGGCGGGCCGGGTCACCGCCGTGCGCGGCGCGCACGGCACCGAGTCCTACGGCTACGACCCGGCGGGCAACGTGGTGCACGCCCAGTCGCACCGGGGAGCCGACGGCCACGGGCCGCGCGAGTACCGGGGCACGCTGGTGCTGCGCGCGGGCAACGTCCGGTACGGCTACGACGCCGAGGGCCGGATGGTGCTGCGCGAGGTGGCCCGGCCCGGCGGGTGGGTCGACACGTGGCGGTTCGGCTGGGACGCCGAGGACCGGCTGGTGTGGACCGACACGCCCGGCGGCCGGTGGCGCTACGGCTACGACGCGCTGGGCCGCCGGGTGTGGAAGCACCGGCTGGCCCCGGACGGCTCGGTGGTCGAGCGGGTCGACTTCACCTGGGACGGCACGACGGTGGCCGAGCAGGTCCGCGACGGCGTGGCGGCCGTGGTGTGGGACTGGGAGCCCGGCGGCCACCGCGCGGTCGGCCAGACCCTGCGCGCGACAACCGGCGCGCAGTGGGTCGACCAGCGGTTCCAGGCGATCGTCACCGACCTGGTCGGCACGCCGACCGAGCTGGTCGCCCCGGACGGCACGCTGGACTGGCACCAGGACACCACGCTGTGGGGCGGCGCGCCCAACCCGGCCGGGACGCCGCTGCGGTTCCCCGGCCAGTACCACGACGACGAGACCGGCCTGTACTACAACGTGCACCGCTACTACGACCCGCTGGTGGGCCGGTACGCGACGCACGACCCGCTGGGCCTCGCGCCGTCGGCCAACACCCGCGCCTACGCGGGCAACCCGACCTCGGCGGCCGACCCGCTCGGCCTGATGCCCACGCCGTGCCAGACGCTGAACAACCAGGGGCACTACCCGGGCGACAAGACCAACGCGTTCACCGGCTACAACCAGTACCAGAGCGGCTGGACGTCCCCGCCCGGCCGGTTCGACTCGGTGCCGCCGCAGACGATCATGAACAACTCGAACACGCCGTTCTCGCCGCACAACTTCGACGGCGGGGTCAACGGCCAGTACAACGCCTCGCACGCCGAGCTGCAGGCGTGGAACGGCCAGCCGGGCAACCCGATCGTCGTCACCCGGCCGATGTGCACGTCCTGCCAGCCGCAGTTCCAGGGCATCGCGAACGCCCACGGGTCCAACGTCCACGTCGGCTCGCCGGACGGCATCCACACGTTCACGCCGGGCGGCACGCCGCAGACCAGCCTCGGGCACAACCCGGTGCAGGGCGTCGACGCTCAGGGCAACCCGTGGACGATGACCCACAACCCGGCGGACGGCTCCACCACCCTGGTCACCAACCGGCCCAACGGCCAGATCACCGAGTCCGTGGTGCACGGCGACTACTCGGGCACCCAGTGGTACCACGACCCGAACGGCACCAGCTCGTACGCCGAGTACTACCCGAACCGCAACACCGAGGTCCTGACCGAGGACGCGAACCTGAACACCGTCGGCGAGACGCACATCGGACCGTCGAACGGCACCTACGACGTGATCGGCGGCAACCGCACGAACGTGCCGCCGGGCCAACGGATGTAG
- a CDS encoding YbaB/EbfC family nucleoid-associated protein, with product MTLPAGFGEPARDPDQAEARMAAWAQGLADKAARYQEVGQRTEALRLTASSPDGAVRVTVRADGALEDLEFGDRARTVPLERLSGLVMETVRQAQSGIADQVAGVMAEGLGDEDAQTRALVLDNLRSRFPDPETADDDDGPAPTAREAAPADDDEEDRPW from the coding sequence GTGACGCTGCCCGCGGGATTCGGCGAGCCGGCGCGCGACCCCGACCAGGCGGAAGCCCGGATGGCCGCGTGGGCGCAGGGCCTGGCCGACAAGGCGGCCCGCTACCAGGAGGTCGGTCAGCGCACCGAGGCGCTGCGGCTGACCGCGTCGAGCCCGGACGGGGCCGTGCGCGTCACGGTTCGCGCCGACGGCGCGCTGGAGGACCTGGAGTTCGGCGACCGGGCCCGCACCGTGCCGCTGGAACGGCTCTCCGGGCTGGTGATGGAGACCGTGCGGCAGGCGCAGTCCGGCATCGCCGACCAGGTCGCCGGCGTGATGGCCGAGGGGCTCGGCGACGAGGACGCGCAAACCCGGGCGCTGGTGCTGGACAACCTGCGCTCGCGGTTCCCCGACCCGGAGACCGCGGACGACGACGACGGTCCCGCGCCGACCGCCCGCGAGGCCGCGCCGGCCGACGACGACGAGGAGGACCGGCCGTGGTGA
- a CDS encoding type VII secretion target produces the protein MAAGGYSAVPEALRAHGSHLDGLADRLGTAADAARIAGMSGDSYGLLCAFMPLIVNPMEEKAAEALGAAVEGVSDIASSIRDTATAYDDQEAAHGETMTALRTKSLGGAS, from the coding sequence ATGGCTGCGGGCGGGTACAGCGCGGTGCCGGAGGCACTGCGGGCGCACGGGAGTCATCTGGACGGCTTGGCGGACCGGTTGGGCACCGCGGCGGACGCGGCGCGGATCGCGGGCATGTCCGGCGACTCCTACGGGCTGCTGTGCGCGTTCATGCCGCTGATCGTCAACCCGATGGAGGAGAAGGCGGCCGAGGCGCTCGGCGCGGCGGTCGAGGGCGTTTCCGACATCGCGTCGAGCATCCGCGACACCGCGACGGCGTACGACGACCAGGAAGCCGCGCACGGCGAGACGATGACCGCGCTGCGCACCAAGTCCCTGGGCGGTGCCTCGTGA
- a CDS encoding baeRF11 domain-containing protein — MTGLHTDIPTRAQVDRLFTTRTPAGVSLYLPTRPESSGDAERIELKNLAGEAADQLRANGVERAALAAVEEQLADLVDDDEFWRFQARSLAVFVTPESLTTFRLPNHLTPAAEVSDRFHVKPLLRSITFAQTAFLLVLTQGSVRLLEVVPDLRPAEVAVPGLPPDVASAVGKSSTADRAPAGRVQGGEGQKVRLRQFARQVDRALRPVLAGHDVPLILASAEPLDSIFRSVCSYPGLAPTGIPAGVGAPGTASADSELVAAARAVLDGVHAGQLDELRELFERRTSQGRTATDVSDVARLATIGAVDTLFVDIDTTVPGFVDEETGAVEFRDTPNAVDYGVLDEIARRVWLTDGRVLAVRREDVPGGGEVAAVLRFTP; from the coding sequence GTGACCGGCCTGCACACCGACATCCCCACGCGCGCCCAGGTGGACCGCCTGTTCACGACGAGAACGCCGGCCGGGGTGTCGCTCTACCTGCCGACCCGGCCCGAGTCCTCCGGCGACGCCGAGCGGATCGAGCTGAAGAACCTCGCCGGCGAGGCGGCCGACCAGTTGCGCGCCAACGGCGTGGAGCGGGCGGCGCTGGCGGCGGTCGAGGAGCAGCTGGCCGACCTGGTGGACGACGACGAGTTCTGGCGGTTCCAGGCGCGCAGCCTGGCCGTGTTCGTCACGCCCGAGTCGCTGACCACGTTCCGGCTGCCCAACCACCTGACGCCGGCCGCGGAGGTGTCCGACCGCTTCCACGTCAAGCCGCTGCTGCGCTCGATCACCTTCGCCCAGACCGCGTTCCTGCTGGTGCTCACCCAGGGTTCGGTGCGGCTGCTGGAGGTCGTGCCGGACCTGCGGCCCGCCGAGGTCGCCGTGCCCGGCCTGCCCCCGGACGTGGCGAGCGCGGTCGGCAAGTCCTCCACCGCCGACCGGGCCCCGGCCGGCCGGGTGCAGGGCGGCGAGGGGCAGAAGGTCCGGCTGCGGCAGTTCGCCCGGCAGGTCGACCGCGCGCTGCGGCCGGTGCTGGCCGGGCACGACGTGCCGCTGATCCTCGCCTCGGCCGAACCGCTGGACAGCATCTTCCGCTCGGTGTGCAGCTACCCGGGGCTCGCGCCGACCGGCATCCCGGCGGGTGTCGGCGCCCCCGGCACGGCCTCCGCCGACAGCGAGCTGGTCGCCGCCGCCCGCGCCGTGCTGGACGGCGTGCACGCGGGGCAGCTGGACGAGCTGCGCGAGCTGTTCGAGCGGCGGACCTCGCAGGGCCGCACCGCCACCGACGTGTCGGACGTGGCCCGGCTGGCGACCATCGGCGCGGTCGACACGCTGTTCGTCGACATCGACACCACCGTCCCCGGTTTCGTGGACGAGGAGACCGGCGCGGTCGAGTTCCGGGACACCCCGAACGCCGTCGACTACGGCGTGCTGGACGAGATCGCCCGCCGGGTCTGGCTCACCGACGGTCGCGTGCTCGCGGTGCGCCGGGAGGACGTCCCCGGCGGCGGCGAGGTCGCGGCCGTCCTGCGGTTCACGCCCTGA
- a CDS encoding alpha/beta hydrolase, protein MWLAPARGTSGEVVTAAAEVSKAPRPNPVRHALVRYRRSLSSVGLVFALVFFAWSMTPSLLPRAWYLQGVATGICTATGYLIGVGVARLVRRIGYHPDWSPLARYRGNVALGAVTCVYVPVALGLGAHWQEQVRVLVGVRADEDFYYGLVLAIALGVATALREVGRLLLAASRRVGTWGARYVPVRIARLAGVVVVAVMTVLVVNGGLVNGFLAVVNAIAARSDKGDFPGVEQPNTAERSGGPGSLVRWESLGKEGRAFVAGGPRAEQLTAFTGRPALSPIRAYGGLSSAGSLREVAALVVAELERTGAFDRAVLAVATTTGTGWVDPAIAEALEYVEGGDTAIAAVQYSYLPSWAAFVADRDSPRAAGLELFDQVYAAWQRRPAQHRPRLVAFGESLGSFGGQAAFSGLQDMTTRTSGALWVGTPNSTEVWRQLTADREPGSDERLPVVDGGAAARFAARPDDLDLGTPWGPHRVVYLQHASDPVVWWSTDLLTGPPDWLEEPRGPDVSPEMTWLPAVTFWQLTIDMVFAADVPPGYGHHYGPVEVAGAWAQVLTPADWSADDTARYRQLVEAR, encoded by the coding sequence GTGTGGCTCGCACCGGCCCGCGGCACCAGCGGGGAGGTCGTCACGGCAGCCGCCGAGGTCTCGAAGGCACCGCGCCCGAACCCGGTCCGCCACGCCCTGGTCCGCTACCGCCGGTCGCTGAGCAGCGTCGGACTGGTGTTCGCCCTGGTGTTCTTCGCCTGGTCGATGACACCGTCGCTGCTGCCGCGCGCCTGGTACCTGCAAGGCGTCGCCACCGGCATCTGCACGGCCACCGGCTACCTGATCGGGGTCGGCGTCGCCCGGCTGGTCCGCCGGATCGGCTACCACCCGGACTGGTCCCCGCTGGCGCGGTACCGGGGCAACGTCGCGCTCGGGGCGGTGACGTGCGTGTACGTCCCGGTCGCGCTGGGCCTGGGCGCGCACTGGCAGGAGCAGGTCCGCGTGCTGGTCGGCGTGCGGGCGGACGAGGACTTCTACTACGGGCTGGTGCTCGCGATCGCGCTCGGCGTGGCGACGGCGCTGCGCGAGGTCGGCCGACTGCTGCTGGCCGCGTCACGGCGGGTGGGCACGTGGGGCGCGCGGTACGTCCCGGTGCGGATCGCCCGGCTGGCCGGGGTCGTCGTGGTGGCGGTGATGACCGTGCTGGTCGTCAACGGCGGCTTGGTGAACGGGTTCCTCGCCGTGGTCAACGCCATCGCCGCCCGGTCCGACAAGGGCGACTTCCCCGGCGTGGAGCAGCCGAACACCGCCGAGCGGTCGGGTGGCCCCGGTTCGCTGGTGCGGTGGGAGTCGCTGGGCAAGGAGGGGCGCGCGTTCGTCGCGGGCGGTCCGCGCGCTGAACAGCTCACGGCGTTCACCGGACGTCCCGCGCTCTCGCCCATCCGGGCGTACGGCGGGCTGTCGTCGGCCGGGTCGCTGCGCGAGGTCGCGGCGCTGGTGGTGGCCGAACTGGAGCGCACCGGGGCGTTCGACCGGGCGGTGCTGGCCGTCGCGACGACCACCGGGACCGGCTGGGTGGACCCGGCGATCGCCGAGGCGCTGGAGTACGTCGAGGGCGGCGACACCGCGATCGCCGCGGTCCAGTACTCCTACCTGCCGAGCTGGGCCGCGTTCGTGGCCGACCGCGACAGCCCGCGCGCGGCCGGCCTGGAGCTGTTCGACCAGGTCTACGCGGCGTGGCAGCGCCGGCCCGCGCAGCACCGGCCGCGGCTGGTCGCGTTCGGCGAGAGCCTGGGCTCGTTCGGCGGGCAGGCCGCGTTCAGCGGGTTGCAGGACATGACCACCCGCACCTCCGGCGCGCTGTGGGTCGGCACGCCGAACTCGACCGAGGTGTGGCGGCAGCTCACCGCCGACCGCGAGCCGGGCTCGGACGAGCGGCTGCCGGTGGTCGACGGCGGCGCCGCCGCGCGGTTCGCCGCCCGGCCCGACGACCTCGACCTGGGCACCCCGTGGGGGCCGCACCGGGTGGTGTACCTCCAGCACGCCTCCGACCCGGTCGTCTGGTGGTCGACCGACCTGCTGACCGGTCCGCCGGACTGGCTGGAGGAGCCGCGCGGCCCGGACGTGAGCCCGGAGATGACCTGGCTGCCCGCCGTCACGTTCTGGCAGCTCACCATCGACATGGTGTTCGCCGCCGACGTGCCGCCCGGGTACGGCCACCACTACGGGCCGGTCGAGGTGGCCGGGGCGTGGGCGCAGGTCCTCACCCCGGCCGACTGGTCCGCCGACGACACCGCGCGCTACCGGCAGCTCGTGGAGGCCCGGTGA
- a CDS encoding phospholipid scramblase-related protein: MTNPQPGWYPEAPGSPVLRYWDGARWTDQTRHQRPGDGSPWEVPLDGAPDPDRIRAQQRAAGVGQVGAGGGTLFTEPVLVVNQRVKLIELANEYAVHDQHGRQLGSVVQVGQSALKKAIRFLGSYDQFFTHRLEVRDAAGHPLLRLTRPAKFVKSRMIVERADGSPVGEIRQENAVGRIRFAFERDGARIGGIQAENWRAWNFAISDHTGTEVARITKTWEGFAKTMFTTADNYVLQIHRPLPDPLLSLVVASALTVDTALKQDDRGLG, encoded by the coding sequence ATGACCAACCCTCAGCCCGGCTGGTACCCGGAGGCGCCCGGTTCACCGGTGCTGCGCTACTGGGACGGCGCGCGGTGGACCGACCAGACCCGTCACCAGCGGCCCGGTGACGGCAGCCCGTGGGAGGTGCCCCTCGACGGCGCGCCGGACCCGGACCGGATCCGGGCGCAGCAGCGCGCTGCCGGGGTCGGCCAGGTCGGAGCGGGCGGCGGGACGCTGTTCACCGAGCCGGTGCTGGTGGTCAACCAGCGGGTGAAGCTGATCGAACTGGCCAACGAGTACGCCGTCCACGACCAGCACGGCCGGCAGCTCGGCAGCGTCGTCCAGGTCGGGCAGAGCGCGCTCAAGAAGGCCATCCGGTTCCTGGGCAGCTACGACCAGTTCTTCACCCACCGGCTGGAGGTGCGCGACGCGGCCGGCCACCCCCTGCTGCGGCTGACCCGGCCGGCGAAGTTCGTGAAGTCGCGGATGATCGTCGAGCGCGCCGACGGGTCCCCGGTCGGCGAGATCCGCCAGGAGAACGCGGTGGGCCGGATCCGGTTCGCGTTCGAGCGGGACGGGGCCCGGATCGGCGGCATCCAGGCGGAGAACTGGCGGGCGTGGAACTTCGCGATCTCCGACCACACGGGAACCGAGGTCGCGCGGATCACCAAGACGTGGGAGGGCTTCGCCAAGACCATGTTCACCACGGCCGACAACTACGTGCTCCAGATCCACCGACCGCTGCCGGACCCGCTGCTGAGCCTGGTCGTGGCGTCGGCGCTGACCGTCGACACCGCGCTCAAGCAGGACGACCGCGGCCTGGGCTGA
- a CDS encoding PLP-dependent cysteine synthase family protein, which yields MAHVPHPCTGPDGRLPTVLDTVGTTPMIGLRHLTRTSDAAVVVKLERCNPGGSIKDRPAWYIVRRAEEEGLLRPGGTVIESSSGNFGISLAMIGAARGYRVIVIVDPKVTATNLAMLQAFGAEVIVVHEQDDTGSYHKTRIALANQLHREIAGSFRPDQCFNPLNSLAHYHGTAVELVDQTGPGLAAVVATVSTGGQLGGISRYLREHVPDVHVVGVDAVGSAVFGGDSHSYLIPGVGLGWTPANLDDLSRLDSVYKVSDEDAFVACRVLARAEGILVGGSTGAALCVALRLAREHGAGRSVALLAADSGERYLHTIYNDDWMKEHGLTLDTSPDELHRRAEDLVPHSTEPVETANYRPELAGELGSPHAPADLGRPAS from the coding sequence ATGGCACACGTCCCGCATCCCTGCACCGGCCCGGACGGCCGCCTACCGACCGTGTTGGACACCGTCGGCACCACCCCGATGATCGGTCTGCGACACCTGACCCGGACGTCCGACGCGGCCGTGGTCGTCAAGCTGGAGCGGTGCAACCCCGGCGGCAGCATCAAGGACCGCCCGGCCTGGTACATCGTGCGCCGCGCCGAGGAGGAAGGTCTGCTGCGGCCCGGGGGAACCGTCATCGAGTCCTCGTCGGGCAACTTCGGCATCTCCCTGGCGATGATCGGCGCGGCCCGCGGCTACCGGGTGATCGTCATCGTCGACCCCAAGGTCACCGCGACCAACCTGGCGATGCTCCAGGCGTTCGGCGCGGAGGTGATCGTCGTCCACGAGCAGGACGACACCGGCTCCTACCACAAGACCCGCATCGCGCTGGCCAACCAGCTGCACCGCGAGATCGCCGGGTCCTTCCGGCCCGACCAGTGCTTCAACCCGCTCAACTCGCTGGCCCACTACCACGGGACCGCCGTGGAACTGGTCGACCAGACCGGGCCGGGGCTCGCCGCCGTGGTGGCCACCGTGAGCACCGGCGGCCAGCTCGGCGGCATCTCGCGCTACCTGCGCGAGCACGTGCCGGACGTGCACGTGGTCGGGGTGGACGCGGTCGGCTCGGCCGTGTTCGGCGGCGACTCGCACTCCTACCTGATCCCGGGCGTCGGCCTCGGGTGGACGCCGGCGAACCTGGACGACCTGTCCCGGCTCGACTCGGTGTACAAGGTCTCCGACGAGGACGCCTTCGTCGCGTGCCGCGTGCTGGCCCGCGCCGAGGGGATCCTGGTCGGTGGCTCGACCGGGGCGGCGCTGTGCGTCGCCCTGCGGCTGGCCCGGGAGCACGGGGCGGGTCGCTCGGTCGCGCTGCTGGCCGCCGACAGCGGCGAGCGCTACCTGCACACGATCTACAACGACGACTGGATGAAGGAGCACGGGCTGACCCTCGACACCTCGCCGGACGAGCTGCACCGCCGGGCCGAGGACCTGGTGCCGCACAGCACCGAGCCGGTGGAGACCGCCAACTACCGGCCCGAGCTGGCCGGCGAACTGGGCTCGCCGCACGCGCCGGCCGACCTCGGCCGGCCGGCGTCATGA